A part of Streptomyces sp. NBC_01235 genomic DNA contains:
- a CDS encoding ABC transporter substrate-binding protein, which translates to MRTLTARLAHCVLALGLVLAAAGCGGGPGHDRVTIMVPWSGNEFQAFYSVVKAFEDDTGIQVDVQVTRALTQQLDAAVAAGAPPDLAMLPSVGAIYRYADEEAAKDRKLQPLRVPTGAYLQPFRGLTEVRGEVYAVPVKVDVKSLVWFDPAVTGRPSAADLRRSGTWCLGLESGPTSGWPGADWIADILLAQGNGDAYRQWLSGSLEWNSPPLKEAWTTWRNLVGTGVKGAAVRNFGEAAAGMTTKPRTCSLAHGALSAMGFKQGQSHDYVTSSATRRLEVSADFVGMFTDDNPSAEAFIAYLAETEAQQSWVNQGEGSAFSADSQVTRYDDAVQQRIAGMLRPDSGYTLCFGAADAMTPDVSAAYYRAVLDYATAGTADPTDLLRDLDQVQRKLGKSPVPSDKLCARLTS; encoded by the coding sequence ATGAGAACGCTGACGGCTCGCCTCGCGCACTGCGTCCTGGCCCTGGGGCTGGTGCTGGCCGCGGCCGGGTGCGGCGGCGGGCCGGGACACGACAGGGTGACGATCATGGTTCCCTGGTCCGGCAACGAGTTCCAGGCGTTCTACTCGGTCGTCAAGGCGTTCGAGGACGACACCGGCATCCAGGTGGACGTGCAGGTCACCCGCGCCCTGACCCAACAGCTCGACGCCGCGGTGGCGGCCGGGGCGCCGCCCGATCTCGCCATGCTGCCGAGCGTGGGAGCCATCTACAGATACGCGGACGAGGAAGCGGCCAAGGACCGGAAACTACAGCCGCTCCGGGTCCCCACGGGCGCCTATCTACAGCCGTTCCGCGGGCTGACGGAGGTGCGGGGCGAGGTCTACGCCGTGCCTGTCAAAGTGGACGTCAAGAGCCTCGTCTGGTTCGACCCCGCGGTGACCGGCCGGCCGTCGGCGGCCGACCTGCGCAGGTCCGGGACCTGGTGCCTGGGGCTGGAGTCCGGCCCCACCTCCGGCTGGCCGGGCGCCGACTGGATCGCCGACATACTGCTCGCACAGGGGAACGGCGACGCCTACCGGCAGTGGCTCTCGGGCAGTCTGGAATGGAACTCGCCCCCGCTCAAGGAGGCGTGGACCACCTGGCGGAACCTCGTGGGGACCGGCGTCAAAGGCGCGGCCGTCCGCAACTTCGGCGAGGCGGCCGCGGGAATGACCACGAAACCCCGCACGTGCTCCCTCGCGCACGGCGCGCTGTCCGCCATGGGTTTCAAGCAGGGGCAGAGCCACGACTACGTGACGTCCTCCGCGACCCGCCGACTGGAGGTCTCGGCGGACTTCGTCGGCATGTTCACCGACGACAATCCGAGCGCCGAAGCCTTCATCGCCTACCTCGCGGAGACGGAGGCCCAGCAGTCCTGGGTGAACCAGGGAGAGGGCTCCGCGTTCTCCGCCGACAGCCAGGTCACCCGCTACGACGACGCCGTCCAGCAGCGGATAGCCGGCATGCTCCGGCCGGACTCCGGTTACACGCTGTGCTTCGGCGCCGCCGACGCGATGACCCCCGACGTGTCGGCCGCCTACTATCGGGCCGTCCTCGACTATGCGACCGCCGGAACGGCGGATCCCACCGATCTCCTCCGCGATCTCGACCAGGTCCAGCGGAAACTGGGGAAATCCCCCGTCCCCTCCGACAAGCTCTGCGCCAGACTGACGAGTTGA